Genomic window (Amaranthus tricolor cultivar Red isolate AtriRed21 chromosome 7, ASM2621246v1, whole genome shotgun sequence):
GTAGGAGTAAAAGTGCCGAAGATAAGAGTGCAGATAAGAAAAAACAAGTTATCCAGACAGAGCAGGAGCCTAGGACTCCAGCTGCTGACCGTCCAGTACGTGAAAGGAAATCAGTAGAAAGATTGGTTGCGACTATTGAGAAAGATACCTCTAGGGAGTTTCATATTGAGAAGGTGGTGTTTGCAGTACCCCCCTTTTTTGCTCACGTCCAACTGAATTTTTGTACTGCTTATTTTGTTGGAGTTTAGTTCTCATCTTTGCATTATTGCTTGTTATTGCAGGGTCAAGGAACTCCGCTGAAAGACATACCCAATGGTATGCAACTCCGTCTTCTGGACTTCTAAAATTGACTtgattttttgtaaaattaattttagtcaTATTGTTCCTTTTAAATGATCTTTGTTTCATAATTAAAGCTCGCTGTGTTAAGGAAGTTTAATGTAAACTATGTTCTTTATGAAAAGATGTGATTTTATTGAGTAGCTAAGTGTTTTTTCTTTCCTTTAAAAAGCCTTTGATGAACGTTGCTGTGATGTTTGAGTTCTTTTATAGTTATGGAATCATTTGACTTTCTATAGTGATGGAAGTTAGTTCTAGTGAAATGACTCATAATTATCTTAACCATTTGCATGTATGGCTGTATAAAGAGTGTAGATATATATTTTGAGGGGCTATCAGATTGGCGCTGATGTAATTTTGCTTCTAGAGCCGGCAAGCCTCCCCTCATAGACACAAGAATTTTGAGGGgttttttaataatacttttTGTGGTTgctttaaaaattatagaatcATTCTCTTATTACTGCTTGCCTAAATGATATTTCTCAACTAGTTTACTATGTTCGTTTTTTTCTCTTTGCAATACAGTTGCATACAAGTTATCCAGGAAAAAGACCGAGGAGACATTTAAGTTGCTTCATATGATTCTATATGGAAGAAGAGGGAAGGTGTGTGCTTCTAACTCCAGTTGGTAGTCTTGGTAGTCTTGCTCAGTTTCTTCACCTACCATGAGTCCACAACATTTGTTGCATCCAAATTGtagcattatttaataatgttattcaacttttttttatcaGTACTTTGTTCTTGATTCATTCGAAGTTTGCTTATGATTATGCAACCTATTTTTTGAATACAACATTCCATCACCCCAATAATATCAAGTGGCTCTCAAGGCGGGGTCGGGAGGTTCATCGGACGCTACCTTAACTTgcacaaagaggttgtttctgattgaTCCTTAATAGCGAACATTGcaatttcatataaataaaaaaaacatttatttgATGAGTGATTTGGCAAGACAGGAATGGTGTGTGGCTAGAGCATATGTGacgcatataaataaaaataacttctaTAGTTGAAGGTCAAGAGTTCAGTCAATCCATATTTTCGCCAAAAGCCTCTCATTGAAGTTGGACTTGATAAAGTATCCTTGATTTTTTCTGAGTAAATCTCAAAAATGGTTCCAGAAAATTGAAAAAGGGAAAAGGAATAAGAAAATAAAGGATGGAGTTTGCTCATCATTGTCATTCTAAATATAAGTGGTTGGTTCATGAGTTCATCTTGCAGCTGTTAGCATCATCTTTGAATGCTAGTTCTGAGGCAATCAGGGCATCGGGAAATTCTGAAATGACCATCAGTCTAGTTTTGGATGACCATGGCCCATGAATTCGCTTTCAGCTGTAATTCAGGACATTTCAAACAACAATTTGGTTTTgatttattatattgaattggaTTTGCTTAAGATGTGAAATTTCATGGCATTGGTAATTATtgtcttatataaaaatttaattgttcTTACAAATTATTATGGGTTGATTTGGGTTCTATAACATGGATGGAACATATTGGCTATAAGGGCACCTGATTTTCCTATGAGAAGGGAAACATCACAAGAAGATGTTTTCGTGATGTTACTTATATTCCAAATTTATaacttgattaatttttttctagGCATTTTAGAGTTAGTAGCGTGATGATGTTGGAGCTCTGAATTTTAGGGAAAACACTCGAGCTTGGAAAAAATTGCTTGATTTAAGGATGAGGATATAATGTTTTCTAGCTCTACAATTTTCCGTGACATGTAACAATAGTACTTGCGAGTGTTCAATTAAGATTAAGATGCACTTTTACAAATTCCAATGTTCGACATAATTCTATgttgatatttattttataacgAGGTTGGGAGAAGGGGGCATTGCTTTGATTAACTTGTTTCTTCGCTCGCAGGCGTCTCAGTTTAAGCATAACATATCTCGGTTTTCAGGCTTTGTCTGGCATGATAACGAGGTAAGTTACTTCACTATTTTTAGCACATTATACAGTTTTCTTCGTGTGCGGTGTGTTGGCGATATGAAATTTATATGCGATGTTTGCAAAATGTGATATTGACCACTTTTCAATTGCATATGCATCACTTGGGAACAGAAGTATGTCCATTGTAATCAATCAGGTAAAACTACAAGTTGCTTAGACTCGTCTGTGTAAGTGACCTACCATATCTATATATGACTTGTGTGAATGAAGCAAAACGGTGCTAGGAAGGCAATAGCATTTTCCGTATCATCTTGTGTGCACCTTGGTCCATgcaaaaaattgataaaaaaaatttgttaaagcTGTGTGCGTTTGACTCCTATTGTCAAATATTGTTGTATTTAAAATGTGTATTACTTAGGGAAGggatgttttaaatttttttcagcTTGCACTTTTTTGTCAAGTGCTGTTGGTTCTTACTTAGCTTACTTTGGGAAGGCATGTCTTAGATTTCTTAATGGTATTGCAGGAGAAGCAAAGGATGAAAGTTAAGgaaaaatttgacaaatttGTTAAAGAAAAGTTGCTGGAATTTTGTGATGTACTTGACATATCTATAGCTAAATCTACCACTAAAAAGGTACGCCAAACAATATCGTAGgttctttttttaaatatccATTAGCCATGTCTCTTATGTATCTCTTAAATCCTTATGTGTGATGAAGTGAAGTGGTTTTTTCCATCTTTCTCTCAGAAAAAGTTTTCATAAGTCGCATTTTTGATGTGCTGAATTCGAAAAACTACCATGTCCATTTCTAATAGCAGAGAGCACGGTTTTGAAAGCAAATCCTATCTCAAATGTACTTGTGTCCGCTCCAGCATGATTTTGcaaataaatgtttattttaacattttatccTGTAGAATTGCTTGGATGCAACATTCTTTGGCAGATAGGTTTTGCTATGTTAGCATTATGAAATCTAAATTTTGGAAAGTATTACACAGGAGGATATAATTGCGAAGCTGCTTGAATTTTTGATTTCTCCTCATGCTACTACTACAGAACTACTTGCAGATAAAGATCCGGTTTGTTTACAATGATAATCTGCTATTGCTATATTCCAAAGTTGTTTATATCATATACTGCAATTGTCACTGCTGTTTGACTCTTTGTAGGGAAGGAAGCGCAAGAGATCTGCTACAAAAGATGCAACATCTAAATCAGCCTCATCTGCTGGCTTTGCAAAGGTTCTTATGCCTTCCTTATAGTCATTTCCGACACTCTTAATATGTATATTTGGTCCTCAAGACATCTATATCGGTAATACAAATAAGATGTTGACTGGCCCACCTATCTGGTTGTTAAGACAAATGAGCAGTATGTTCATTGTTTTGAACCCGACCGCTAATTCTTTTACATTATTTCTTTGGTGGTTGTGGTTATGGTAGCAGACCCGTAAGAAGAGCAGTGATTCTTccaaaaaagaagggaaaaagatTACTCCAGAGTCTGATGATGAGTCCCAGGAGGACAAAGACAATGAGGAAGGGGAGGAAGAGGATGGGGCTGCAGAAGAATTAGGAAGCGAGAAATCTGAAGAGTCTGAGAGTGAAGACAAAAAAGATATTCCTGGGGATGATACTGAAGAAGATACACCGAAAGCAAGCTCTGGAAAGGCCAAAAAAGAAACCAAGAAAAAGACTCCAAGCAGAGAATCCTCAGGAAAAGCTGCTAGCAAAATAGTCGTCACTCCCAGAAAAGCCAGGTCGGTGCCAAAAGGAACACCCAAGAGATCATCGTCATCAAGCCGTTCCAAGGCCGTTGAGACAGAAGACAAAAGTCCCAAGGTGTTTTCGCGGAAGAAAAAGAATGAAGAGCCAAAACAAGAGAAGTCTCTAGCTTCGAAGAAATCCGTTACGAAGGAAAAATCTGGTATGTGTTGATATTTATGTACCTGCGGTCTCTGGATGTCTTGATAAAATTCATTTATACTTTTATGCTTGAAATAATTCATTTGCGTATGCTGCTTCAAGTTTACATTTTTTCCTGTTTTTGAAGgaatttcttttctttcttttgtggTTCTCTCAACGTATATGTCAAATATTTGGCCAAAACTGCTTTTGAGAATTGGTTctcttcaaaaattaaaaataagaaaaagatcaaGAGCAAGGGGGAAAAAGAATTCTTTTGAAAATTGCCTATTCTTGTCTGCGGCTCTACTCCCTCTCATTTTTGCCTTCCTATTACTATATTCTTGTAGAATCATTTTCAAGCTATAGCATCAAGTGCGGGAAACCGAGTTACTTGGTTTTCTTGCAACGATTTGTTTCATTAAAGTCATTTTGAGGTTTCTAACTCAAGAAGTTTAGGTCTAGTATTTTGTTTATGAGAGTTTGTTCagagttttattttgttttcctGAAGGGAAAAAGGCTGTAAAAGGGAAGGAGAAAAGCAAAGAAGATAAGTTGAAGCCGAGTGATGATGAACTTAAGAATGCGATATGTGACCTTCTTAAAGAAGTCGACTTCAACACGGTAAGATATCTATACTGTTATTGGTTTATTACTTTTATGTCTGTTGTTAGAGAAGGCTACTGAGCTTTTGTGGCCTATGGATCTCACATTGTTCCTTCAATTTGCATTTGGTGTTTGATTGTCTGTAAGTTCTAGTTGAACTTGATCTGCCTTGCACCTAGATTATCAAAACCTCACTTAGCTGACAATGTTTGCCATTGCACCACATTGGAGATCTCACTGTTTGGTGGGATCCAGGTGTTATGCTTATTTGAACCTTACCCATTACCTGGTATTTATTCTTGCATAAGTAGTGTTTATTGATGTGAAAGCTAATTCAGCCTCTTGATGGCCTGGTGCATTGCTACATTCGGCAGATTCTCGTTA
Coding sequences:
- the LOC130817510 gene encoding DEK domain-containing chromatin-associated protein 4-like, whose amino-acid sequence is MGEENTKSEIEEPVTNGSKSPEKEVETVEENKENGFQEMEEDVKEENGGDDKDKTVIEQKTDDVEETKVDKDTNVEEGREELKTEAMEEDKSTNENLKDIEMAEKVEDLEEKKEEEKEEEAEKVKDKGEAMESEEENEGKGDEKHEAKESEKEEEKQKEKDEEKEEKHLKKLSRSKSAEDKSADKKKQVIQTEQEPRTPAADRPVRERKSVERLVATIEKDTSREFHIEKGQGTPLKDIPNVAYKLSRKKTEETFKLLHMILYGRRGKASQFKHNISRFSGFVWHDNEEKQRMKVKEKFDKFVKEKLLEFCDVLDISIAKSTTKKEDIIAKLLEFLISPHATTTELLADKDPGRKRKRSATKDATSKSASSAGFAKTRKKSSDSSKKEGKKITPESDDESQEDKDNEEGEEEDGAAEELGSEKSEESESEDKKDIPGDDTEEDTPKASSGKAKKETKKKTPSRESSGKAASKIVVTPRKARSVPKGTPKRSSSSSRSKAVETEDKSPKVFSRKKKNEEPKQEKSLASKKSVTKEKSGKKAVKGKEKSKEDKLKPSDDELKNAICDLLKEVDFNTATFTDILKQLAKQFNTDLAPRKAAIKLMIQDELTKLADEADDEDGEEDGDGEKNEAKPGSKEVEA